In Gammaproteobacteria bacterium, a single genomic region encodes these proteins:
- a CDS encoding dihydroorotase, protein MSLLIKGGHLVDPANRINGARDLYIDTDGFIVGVGRAPTGFKPKRTLDASGKVVCPGLIDLRARLREPGLEYKATLESELKAAVAAGITTLCCPPDTDPVIDTPAMTQMIQSRAWRFGMSFVHPLGALTKDLKGELLADMEALDEAGCVAFTNALAPITDTLVMRRAMEYAASFDLLVLLHSEDPWLRGVGCVHEGEVGMRLGLPGIPEAAETVAVARDLALIDQTRVRAHFCGLSSARAVQMVAEAQRRGLPVSADVTAHQLHLTEHDIGYFNTQCHVQPPLRSKRDREALRRALKNGVIGAICSDHQPHQPDAKLAPFSDSEPGISALETLLPLTLRLVHEKVLTLPEAIALVTSRPADILGLESGRLNVGATADICIFDLKQRWTLTEDQIVSRGHNTPFLGQEFEGRVGYTLVGGHIVYEAAARPKLRRAHNQ, encoded by the coding sequence ATGAGCCTGCTAATCAAAGGCGGTCACTTAGTCGACCCCGCCAACCGTATCAACGGCGCACGCGACCTCTATATCGATACCGACGGCTTCATCGTCGGTGTCGGCCGCGCGCCCACAGGGTTCAAGCCGAAACGTACACTCGACGCCAGTGGCAAAGTCGTCTGCCCGGGGCTGATCGATCTGCGCGCACGATTACGCGAACCCGGACTCGAATACAAAGCCACGCTCGAAAGCGAGCTCAAAGCCGCGGTCGCCGCTGGCATCACCACGTTGTGTTGTCCGCCGGACACCGATCCGGTGATCGATACGCCAGCGATGACGCAGATGATTCAGTCGCGTGCCTGGCGCTTCGGTATGTCGTTCGTCCATCCGCTCGGTGCGCTGACCAAAGATCTAAAAGGCGAGCTGCTGGCCGACATGGAAGCGCTCGATGAAGCCGGCTGCGTCGCTTTCACCAATGCGTTGGCACCGATCACCGACACGCTGGTGATGCGCCGAGCGATGGAATATGCGGCCAGCTTCGATCTGCTGGTCCTGCTGCATTCGGAAGATCCGTGGCTACGCGGCGTCGGCTGCGTGCATGAAGGCGAGGTCGGCATGCGCTTGGGCTTGCCCGGCATTCCCGAAGCCGCCGAAACCGTCGCTGTCGCCCGCGATTTAGCACTGATCGATCAAACCCGCGTACGCGCCCACTTCTGCGGCCTGTCGAGCGCGCGCGCTGTCCAAATGGTCGCCGAAGCGCAACGCCGCGGATTGCCCGTGAGCGCCGACGTCACCGCGCATCAATTGCACCTGACTGAGCACGACATCGGCTACTTCAACACCCAATGCCATGTACAACCGCCGCTGCGCAGCAAGCGCGACCGCGAAGCGTTGAGACGCGCACTGAAGAACGGCGTCATCGGCGCGATCTGCTCCGATCACCAACCGCACCAACCGGACGCCAAGCTCGCGCCATTCAGCGACTCCGAACCTGGCATCTCTGCACTCGAAACGCTATTGCCGCTAACGCTGCGCCTGGTCCACGAAAAAGTGCTGACGTTGCCTGAAGCGATTGCCCTGGTCACAAGCCGGCCCGCGGACATTCTTGGGCTAGAGTCCGGTCGTCTCAATGTAGGCGCAACCGCCGATATTTGTATCTTCGATCTCAAGCAACGCTGGACGCTGACGGAAGATCAAATCGTGTCGCGTGGTCACAACACGCCGTTCCTGGGACAAGAATTCGAGGGCCGCGTCGGTTACACCCTCGTCGGTGGACACATCGTCTATGAAGCAGCAGCCCGCCCCAAGCTGCGCCGGGCACATAATCAATGA